Proteins encoded in a region of the Ursus arctos isolate Adak ecotype North America unplaced genomic scaffold, UrsArc2.0 scaffold_2, whole genome shotgun sequence genome:
- the LFNG gene encoding beta-1,3-N-acetylglucosaminyltransferase lunatic fringe has translation MLKRCGRRLLLALAGALLACLLVLTADPPPPPVPAERGRRALRSLAGPAGAAPAPGLEAAAAPAALAHEVHSLSEYFSLLTRARRDAGPPPGGAPRPADGHPQPPAESLVPHDVFIAVKTTRKFHRARLDLLLETWISRHKEMTFIFTDGDDEALARRTGNVVNTNCSAAHSRQALSCKMAVEYDHFIESGRKWFCHVDDDNYVNVRALLRLLASYPHTQDVYIGKPSLDRPIQATERVSENKMRPVHFWFATGGAGFCISRGLALKMSPWASGGHFMSTAERIRLPDDCTIGYIVEALLGVPLIRSGLFHSHLENLQQVPASELHEQVTLSYGMFESKRNAILVKGPFSVEADPSRFRSIHCHLYPDTPWCPHTAVF, from the exons ATGCTCAAGCGCTGCGGCCGACGCCTGCTGCTGGCGCTGGCGGGCGCGCTGCTCGCCTGCCTGCTGGTGCTCACGGCCGACCCGCCGCCGCCCCCGGTGCCCGCCGAGCGTGGCCGGCGCGCGCTGCGCAGCCTGGCGGGTCCCGCGGGGGCGGCCCCGGCGCCCGGGCTGGAGGCGGCGGCTGCGCCCGCTGCGCTCGCCCACGAGGTGCACAGTCTGTCCGAGTACTTCAGCTTGCTGACCCGCGCGCGCAGAGACGCGGGCCCACCGCCCgggggcgccccccgccccgccgacGGCCACCCGCAGCCCCCGGCTGAGTCGCTGGTGCCCCACGACGTCTTCATCGCGGTCAAGACCACCAGAAAGTTTCACCGCGCGCGCCTCGACCTGCTGCTGGAGACCTGGATCTCCCGCCACAAGGAGATG ACGTTCATTTTCACCGACGGGGACGATGAAGCCCTGGCCAGGCGCACGG GCAACGTGGTCAACACCAACTGCTCGGCCGCGCACAGCCGCCAGGCGTTGTCCTGCAAGATGGCCGTGGAGTATGACCACTTCATCGAATCCGGGAGGAA GTGGTTCTGCCACGTGGACGACGACAACTACGTGAACGTCAGGGCTTTGCTGCGGCTGCTGGCCAGCTACCCGCACACGCAGGACGTGTACATCGGCAAGCCCAGCCTGGACAGGCCTATCCAGGCCACGGAGAGGGTCAGCGAGAACAAGATG CGCCCTGTCCACTTCTGGTTTGCCACTGGCGGGGCTGGCTTTTGCATCAGCCGTGGGCTGGCCCTGAAGATGAGCCCGTGGGCCAG CGGGGGCCACTTCATGAGCACAGCCGAGCGCATCCGGCTGCCGGACGACTGCACCATCGGCTACATCGTGGAGGCCTTGCTGGGCGTGCCCCTCATCCGCAGCGGGCTCTTCCACTCCCACCTGGAGAACCTGCAGCAGGTGCCCGCCTCCGAGCTCCACGAGCAG gTGACCCTCAGCTACGGCATGTTTGAGAGTAAGCGGAATGCCATCCTCGTGAAGGGGCCCTTCTCAGTGGAGGCTGACCCGTCCAG GTTTCGCTCCATCCACTGCCACCTGTACCCGGACACACCGTGGTGTCCCCACACCGCCGTCTTCTAG